One window of the Neorhodopirellula lusitana genome contains the following:
- a CDS encoding DUF1559 domain-containing protein, which yields MSCSNNMRQVGLAFANYHAAYNRYPSPDFGGHSWRVRTLPFMQSSPVYSEYRFDETWDSDANLSLDVRPLEAKGGNMVVFAGPYGPPCGTDAIHAPAYLMIVGDHAFGATQRFRDETEITDGLDCTIAAAETSSVNQHWLSSQDFDLATMSMRVNDGDHSISSNHPSGPAVLFCDWMVFRLNPMIDPDTLHALLTVDGGEPISRDGLVASGMLILP from the coding sequence ATGTCGTGCTCTAACAACATGCGTCAGGTTGGCCTAGCCTTCGCGAACTATCACGCCGCCTATAATCGCTACCCGTCGCCAGATTTTGGCGGCCATAGCTGGCGTGTGCGAACTTTGCCGTTCATGCAGTCCTCGCCCGTCTATTCTGAATACCGCTTTGATGAAACCTGGGACTCGGATGCCAATCTCTCTCTTGACGTCCGCCCGCTCGAAGCAAAAGGCGGCAACATGGTCGTGTTCGCTGGTCCTTACGGGCCGCCCTGTGGTACAGATGCAATTCACGCTCCAGCCTATCTGATGATCGTGGGGGATCATGCATTCGGCGCAACGCAAAGGTTTCGAGATGAAACCGAGATTACCGACGGCCTGGATTGCACAATTGCTGCTGCTGAAACATCTTCTGTAAATCAACACTGGTTATCATCCCAAGATTTCGACCTCGCTACTATGTCGATGCGAGTCAACGATGGCGACCACTCTATTTCCAGCAACCACCCCAGCGGACCCGCTGTGCTCTTTTGCGACTGGATGGTGTTTCGGTTGAATCCTATGATTGACCCTGATACACTTCATGCACTGCTCACAGTGGACGGCGGCGAACCTATTTCACGTGATGGGCTTGTTGCATCAGGCATGCTGATCCTCCCATAG